A region of the Stieleria neptunia genome:
AGCACCAACGACACCTTCCCCACCGCGATCCATGTCGCCACCGCCGTCCAAATCCAGACCGCATTGATCCCGGCGCTGGAATCGCTACACGCGTCCTTGGTCACCAAGGCCAAAGCCTGGGACAAGGTGATGAAGATCGGACGCACCCACCTGATGGACGCCACCCCGCTGCGACTCGGTCAAGAGTTCGGCGGATTCGCCCGGCAAGTGGAATTGTCGATCACGCGGGCCAAAGTGGCGCGGGATGCCGTGTTGGAATTGCCCGTCGGCGGAACCGCGGTCGGCAGCGGAATCAACACCCACCCCGAATTCGGCGCCCGCGTCGCCGCCGCACTGCAACAGAGAACGGGCATCGCGTTCATCGACGCAGTCAACCATTTCGAAGCCAATGCCCAACGCGACGCCTTGGTTCAATCGCACGGCGAATTGAAGTGCATCGCACAAACGCTGTTCAACCTGGCCAACAACATTCGCTGGCTGGGCAGCGGTCCGCGCTGTGGATTTTATGAGGTGCAACTCCCCACGCGGCAGCCCGGCAGCTCGATCATGCCCGGAAAAGTCAATCCGGTGATGTGCGAGTCGATGATGCAATTGACCGCCCGCGTGATCGGCAACGACGCGACGATGACGATCAGCGGCGCCGCCGGCGGCAATTTCCAGCTCAACATCATGATGCCGGTGATGGCCCATACCGTGCTCGAATCGATCGCCCTGCTCAGCAGCGGTGCCAATGCGTTCGTCGAATTCTGTGTCGAGGAGATGCAGGCCAACGAGGAATCCTGCAACGCCGCGGTCGAACAAAGTCTGTCGATGTGCACCAGCTTGAATCCGTTGATCGGCTACGAACAGGCCGCGAAACTGGCCAAGGAAGCGTTCGCGAGCGGCCAGACGATCCGCGAGCTGTGCCTGGAAAAAGGGATCTTGGCCGAAGACGTACTGGCCGATGCGCTCGACCCGTGGAAGATGACCGAGCCGCAGGGCTGAGCGTTTCGCCGCTTGCGTTGTGCCCCCCGGATACGCTATCGCGATCCGGGGCTACTGTCTGTGATCCTCTGGGACGTCGATTGTATGACTGACGGATACCTAAGAAATACACTGGCTCCCCTCTCCCCAAAAAACGCCGAAGTCGCGAAGCGTCGAGAGTTTTTTGGGGAGAGGGGTTGGGGGTGAGGGGCAACACACCTGTGCCGCAATGGCATCGAGGACAGCCTCCCGGTCGTGTGCTCGACGACGAGCGATGTGGGTTCCAACGTCGATTCACCAGCCCCCTAGTATCTCGCCTGACTGGCAATTCCAGGCGATTTGATCATCGTTTGGGCTGTCGATGTTGGGTGGCTGCCTGCAGCGGTTTCCCAACACTGCTGTGTAGATCGTAATTTCCCCTAGGTGGTATTCAACGCCGTGGATGAGCTTGAGTCGCACAGCAGTTCGTTTTGAACCCGAACCGTCGCTTGATCGACCCAATCGCGTTATCGCATGTGGTCAGATCGTATTCACTAGGATGGGACTTAACTATGAAACAGAAGTACAACCGTGTCATTGGTATTGACGTCGCGTCAGACAAAATTGATGTCAATGACTCCGCAGGAAAGATTGCCAAACAATTGCCCAACACGATTTCAGCGATCAGCAAAAAGCTGTTCAAGAGAATCCAAGACACTGAAAATACATTGGTTGTCTGTGAAGCAACTGGCGGCTACGAATATCTGATTGTGGAGGCTGCTCACGACGCTGGTGTACCGATTTGCGTGGCCAACCCGAGGCAGGTCCGTGACTTTGCCAAAGGGCATGGCTATTTGGAGAAGACCGATGTGATCGATGCATTCATGATCCGCCGTTTTGGCGAAGATGTGGAAATCCATCTGACACCTCCTCGCACGGCGCAAGAGAAAGAATTTCTTTCAACAGTGCGGCGTCGAACCCAAGTGAAAGATTTGCTCTCCCAGGAGCAAAACCGACTCAGTCAAACCCGTGACAAGTTTGCCGCTCAACAAATCAAGGAAACGATTTCGCACCTGAAAAAGCAGCTAAAAAGCCTCGACAAACGCATCGAAAAGATGCTCAAGGACCTCAGTAAAGTCGATCCCAAAGTAGAAATCTTGTTCAGCGTCAGTGGAGTTGGTCCAGTCACCGCTGCGACACTCCTGGCCGAGCTGCCAGAACTGGGACAACTCAACCGAGGTCAAATTGCCAAACTTGTCGGTGTTGCTCCGTTGGCCAACCAAACAGGCAAGAGCGACAAGAAACGAAAGGTCCGAGGTGGACGTTCACAAGTCCGAAGCGTGCTCTACATGGCGACACTGGTTGCAACGAAACACAACCCAGTCATCAAACGTTTCTACGATCGGCTTATCGCCAAAGGTAAAATCAAAAAGTTAGCTTTGGTAGCGAGCATGCGCAAATTCCTGACGATTCTCAACAACATGATTCACTGCGGCGAATCATGGAAGAACCCTCAGGTCAATGCGAAGAAGGAGCAAAAGGCGACTACGGCACCGTCGCTAAACTAGGACCGTAGTCGCCATACGTGCTCGATGCGTCATTGACACACCGGCGACTGAGTTATCCCTGGCACGGTTGCATCTCTGCAGAGCCCTGTTGCGTTTCACCCAGCGGCTCAAGTTTACTGCTGCGCAACAATCGCGTCACCCAAATTTCCAAAAATCATTGAACACCGGCGCAATGCCTAAGAAAATCTCGGGGGTTCGGGGGCTGGCCCCTGACCACACTGGATCTCGGAATCGAAAAATCCAAGATTTTCGATCTGACCTCTTGCCACAATTTAAGACCGTCGCTCATCCCCAGCCCTTCTCCCCCACAAATCGACAAGCAAGCTTGTTAACGATTTGTGGGGGAGAAGGGTGCCCGTTTGTTATTAATTCCCCGTCGGTAATACAATCGACGTCCCGAGCCTTGGAACGAGCGCAAATTAGTGGGACAGGCCTCCAGCCTGTCGATGCCGGAATCGCAAGCTGGAAGCATACGCCACTTTCTAGGACCGCGATTCATCCTCCCGACGGTCCTTGGATCGTCGATTCGGTTCGTCCTCGCCAGGCGATCTGGTGTCCGGCGATGTGATTGGCGAATGCAATCCACTGCAGCACCACAAAAAACATCGTCGCCGGCACGTGGCACAACGCTCCGAACCACGATTGTCGCAGCCGCGCTGCCGCGACCAGTCGCGGCACGTGGGCCAACACCAGCGCCACCGTTGCAACCGCAATCGCGACCGGATTCTGATCCACCATCGAAACCACCAGGGCAACCAACGGCAGCACGCTGCAGCCGAGCAGCAAGACGCTGAACACGACGATCAGGCGCGGATTGGCGATCCCTTCGATCGCGTTCTTGAGCACCCCGCGAACCACCTCCGCCGCTCCACGGTACATCCGGCAATCCGCCAGCTCGGTCCCGTCGACCACGTCCGTCATGATGCCCGCCGATCGATACGCTCGCGGCAATTTCACTCCATCGTGCCGCGATTGCTTGATCGCTTCGTGCGTGCCGGCCGTGTTGTAGGCATCGCGTGTGGAAAGAAACAGTTGCCCGCAACCGGCGGCGAGACTGGCGTCGGCATGGGAGCGCATTCGCGAAAACGGCAGGTAGCACAATAAAATAAAATGCATCATCGGGATCAACCATTTCTCCGACCACGTCCCGGTGACTTGGTGGGGAAACGCGCTCAGCAGTCCGACGCCGGTTTGATCTTGGTACCGCATCAATCGCGATAACGCGTCGGGCTGTAAACGAACATCGGCGTCGATGAAGACAAATCGGTCGCTGGTGGCCGCATCAGCCAACTGCCGACAGGCGTGTTGCTTTCCGTTCCACCCGGTCGGCAACGGCCGGCCGCGAATCAGTCGCACGCGTTGGTCGGACTGGGCAATCCCGGTCACGATTTCGGCGGTGGAATCCGACGATTCATCATCGAGCACGATGACTTCGATCAAAACGTTGTCACTCGACAAGGCCGCTCGGATGCAATCGCCGATTCCGGACGCCTCGTCACGCGCGGGGACGAGTACCGACACTGGCGATGCCGAATTGGGATCCGTGTTGGAGGAAGGATCGTCATCAGTGCGGAGACATTGAAACAGCCGCAGGTTGGCCACGAACATCGCGGCTGGAAAGCTCGTCAACACCAACGCGACGATCGCCAGAAACAGGATCATTGAAATTGGTCTCCGTGACCGGCCTTGAAACTCTTGCCCGTCAGCATCGCTTTGACACGCCGACAGGAATCGTAAACCCAGCCACTTCCACTGGTGCCGCTGAGCAGGTTGTCGAACGGTTCACACGATCGCGAGATCGTCAATTCGGCCAGCCGTGTCTGGGCGTCGCGAAGCCCGCCGGCCAAGTGTTTGGCCCAGTCCGGCTTGGACCACTCCGGATGATCGCCCGTTCGCAAGGGCACGCCCAGCGAAACCAGGCAAACCGGCAACCGCTCCTCCCAAAACACATACTCCAATGCCAACGGCAGCGCAACGGCATGGTCCGACCGTTTACACAGGTGCGAAAGGCCGGGCATCAGTTCGGCGCCGTGGTCACGCACGTCGGCGAACCGACCTTCGGGAGTGATCCAGATGGCCGAGTCCGGTTGATTCAAGATGGAGACGCTCTTCTTAAGAAACGACGCGGCCCCCGATGTGCTGGAGAGTTTGACGCCGTAGAAGCCGAGTTTTTCAAAGACGCGGTATTGTTCCAGGGCATCGGCATCGATCGGGGCAAAGAAGTGACGCTGGGGAAACAGCGTCCGGTGCAGGAAATGCGCGATCAGCGGATCCCACCACGAAGGATGATTGGCGTAGACGATCAACGGCGCGTCGCTGGCAAAGTCGACCGCGGGGTGCGTCGAGCGATCGATGGCGATGGAATGAAAGTGACGACGGAGATAAGGTCGCAAGAAAGCGTGGAAGCCGCCCAGAAACCAGGCGGCCGATTTCTTGACCAGCAATTCGTCGCCCTGCGGTTCTCGCACACGAGCCTTCGTCATGGAGTCCGTTGGGGGCAATGGTGTCGGTGTGGTCAGGAGAACAGATTCAAGTTGTACTTGTTCGAAGCGGTGTCAGTTTGCCACCGCGGACATCCTGGTCCAGCGAATCCGCCGCAATCCAGCCGCTCATCATCACCATCGGCATGCCCGGACCGGGGTGTGCGGCGCCGCCGGCCAAGTACAGTCCGCTGAGATCTTTGCGTCGATTGCCCGGTTTGAACGCGCCCAAAAACTTGCCGTGGCTGGCCAGCCCATAGATCGCACCGTTGAGCACGCGATAGCGGTTGTGGATTCCTTCCGGCGTCAGCGCCGACTCGTGCACGATCGCATCGCGAATCCCCTTGGTCCCTGCGCAAGATTCCATCTTGTCGAGTATCACCTCGCGATACTCTGGCAGCATTTTTTTCCAATCATGATGCTCGCGCAGATACGGCGTGTGGACCAGGATGTACAACGACTCGCAACCCGGCGGCGCCACCTCGGGCTCGCTGATTGCCGGGGCACAAACATATGCGGTCGGGTCGGGAGCCGGTTCGCCGCGATCATAGATGTATTCAAACTCCGTCTCGGGGTCTTTGGAAAACACAAAGTTGTGGTGCAGCAGTTGCTCGTATCGTCGGTTCAGCCCCAAGTACAGCACGACGCCGCTGCAAGCCGGGGAATACCCGTTGCTCTTTTCAAACTTGGCCGATTGCGGCGTGTCTTGCAGCAGTTCGCGGTAGGTGCGGACGGCATCGCAGTTGCTGACCACCGCATCGCACGGCAGCGTCTCACCCGACGCCGTGATCACCCCGGTCACCCGATTGCCGCTGGTTTGAATCCTCATCACGTCGACGCCGGTGCGGACCTCGACTCCCAACTCAAGGGCCAGTTTGCAGAGCGCTTCGGGAACGGCGCGGGTTCCTCCGACCGGATACCAAATCCCTTCTTCGGTCTGCATGTGGGCGATGCTGCACAGCACGGCCGGTGACGCGTAGGGCGACGAACCGACGTACTGGGTGAAGTGGTCCATCATCTGGGCGACCCGGGAGTCGGGAACGTGCGACCGCACCACCGAGGCGACGCTTTTCCCCATCCTTAACGACAACACATCCTTGAGCACTTTCAACGAAAACGCTCCGCCGACGTCCATCGTGTCGCCCAGACCGCCGATCGATCGCCAGAAGAAAAATCGATCCGACACGCCGTGCAAGTGTTCGCTCAACTGGATGAATTTTTCATAGCCCTCCGAGTTCGCATCGCCGCCGGTGAACGATTTCAGCCGGGCTTTCATTTCGGGGGTGCTGGAAACCAAATCCAGGACCGTGTTTTCTTGGACCTTGCCGCCCTTGCCATCGCTTTCAAAGAAGCAGCGCCATTGCGGGTCCAGCGGCAAGATCTCCAAGTAATCTTCCAGCTTGCGATCGGCTTCGGCGAAGACGCGTTTCAGCACACTGGGCACGGTCAAGATCGTCGGCCCCATGTCGAATCGAAAGCCGTCGGCGCAGTGC
Encoded here:
- a CDS encoding class II fumarate hydratase, with the translated sequence MTDYRTEHDSMGDVQVPADAYYGAQTQRAVENFPISGWRLPQTMISAMGMVKHACGVANRDLGKLTGSGKNPLTDSQVDAMLAAAEEVIEGKLAAEFPIDVFQTGSGTSSNMNVNEVISNRAIEIVGGDRMALDKTIHPNDHVNMGQSTNDTFPTAIHVATAVQIQTALIPALESLHASLVTKAKAWDKVMKIGRTHLMDATPLRLGQEFGGFARQVELSITRAKVARDAVLELPVGGTAVGSGINTHPEFGARVAAALQQRTGIAFIDAVNHFEANAQRDALVQSHGELKCIAQTLFNLANNIRWLGSGPRCGFYEVQLPTRQPGSSIMPGKVNPVMCESMMQLTARVIGNDATMTISGAAGGNFQLNIMMPVMAHTVLESIALLSSGANAFVEFCVEEMQANEESCNAAVEQSLSMCTSLNPLIGYEQAAKLAKEAFASGQTIRELCLEKGILAEDVLADALDPWKMTEPQG
- a CDS encoding IS110 family RNA-guided transposase → MKQKYNRVIGIDVASDKIDVNDSAGKIAKQLPNTISAISKKLFKRIQDTENTLVVCEATGGYEYLIVEAAHDAGVPICVANPRQVRDFAKGHGYLEKTDVIDAFMIRRFGEDVEIHLTPPRTAQEKEFLSTVRRRTQVKDLLSQEQNRLSQTRDKFAAQQIKETISHLKKQLKSLDKRIEKMLKDLSKVDPKVEILFSVSGVGPVTAATLLAELPELGQLNRGQIAKLVGVAPLANQTGKSDKKRKVRGGRSQVRSVLYMATLVATKHNPVIKRFYDRLIAKGKIKKLALVASMRKFLTILNNMIHCGESWKNPQVNAKKEQKATTAPSLN
- a CDS encoding glycosyltransferase encodes the protein MILFLAIVALVLTSFPAAMFVANLRLFQCLRTDDDPSSNTDPNSASPVSVLVPARDEASGIGDCIRAALSSDNVLIEVIVLDDESSDSTAEIVTGIAQSDQRVRLIRGRPLPTGWNGKQHACRQLADAATSDRFVFIDADVRLQPDALSRLMRYQDQTGVGLLSAFPHQVTGTWSEKWLIPMMHFILLCYLPFSRMRSHADASLAAGCGQLFLSTRDAYNTAGTHEAIKQSRHDGVKLPRAYRSAGIMTDVVDGTELADCRMYRGAAEVVRGVLKNAIEGIANPRLIVVFSVLLLGCSVLPLVALVVSMVDQNPVAIAVATVALVLAHVPRLVAAARLRQSWFGALCHVPATMFFVVLQWIAFANHIAGHQIAWRGRTESTIQGPSGG
- a CDS encoding lysophospholipid acyltransferase family protein, with amino-acid sequence MTKARVREPQGDELLVKKSAAWFLGGFHAFLRPYLRRHFHSIAIDRSTHPAVDFASDAPLIVYANHPSWWDPLIAHFLHRTLFPQRHFFAPIDADALEQYRVFEKLGFYGVKLSSTSGAASFLKKSVSILNQPDSAIWITPEGRFADVRDHGAELMPGLSHLCKRSDHAVALPLALEYVFWEERLPVCLVSLGVPLRTGDHPEWSKPDWAKHLAGGLRDAQTRLAELTISRSCEPFDNLLSGTSGSGWVYDSCRRVKAMLTGKSFKAGHGDQFQ
- a CDS encoding phytoene desaturase family protein, with product MIAADSNSLNVIVVGSGLAGLSSACVLAARGHRVTLLDKNDWVGGKAAQHCADGFRFDMGPTILTVPSVLKRVFAEADRKLEDYLEILPLDPQWRCFFESDGKGGKVQENTVLDLVSSTPEMKARLKSFTGGDANSEGYEKFIQLSEHLHGVSDRFFFWRSIGGLGDTMDVGGAFSLKVLKDVLSLRMGKSVASVVRSHVPDSRVAQMMDHFTQYVGSSPYASPAVLCSIAHMQTEEGIWYPVGGTRAVPEALCKLALELGVEVRTGVDVMRIQTSGNRVTGVITASGETLPCDAVVSNCDAVRTYRELLQDTPQSAKFEKSNGYSPACSGVVLYLGLNRRYEQLLHHNFVFSKDPETEFEYIYDRGEPAPDPTAYVCAPAISEPEVAPPGCESLYILVHTPYLREHHDWKKMLPEYREVILDKMESCAGTKGIRDAIVHESALTPEGIHNRYRVLNGAIYGLASHGKFLGAFKPGNRRKDLSGLYLAGGAAHPGPGMPMVMMSGWIAADSLDQDVRGGKLTPLRTSTT